In a genomic window of Periophthalmus magnuspinnatus isolate fPerMag1 chromosome 3, fPerMag1.2.pri, whole genome shotgun sequence:
- the atic gene encoding bifunctional purine biosynthesis protein PURH, whose product MASELALFSVSDKTGLVEFAKRLVDLGLSLVASGGTAKALRDVGLAVRDVSELTGHPEMLGGRVKTLHPAVHGGILARKSPSDTADMDKLGYSVVRVVVCNLYPFVKTVSKPDVTVEDAVEQIDIGGVTLLRAAAKNHARVTIVCDPNDYLMVAKEMESSEDKDTSLDMRKTLALKAFTHTAQYDDAISDYFRGQYSRGVSQLPLRYGMNPHQTPAQLFTLRPQLPLKVVNGSPGFINLCDALNAWQLVKELKNSLGLVAATSFKHVSPAGAAVGVPLSEEEAKVCMVHDLLQNLSPLATAYARARGSDRMSSFGDFIALSDVCDVPTAKIISREVSDGIIAPGYEEEALKILTKKKNGNYCMLQMDPEYEPDEMEVRVLFGLYLKQKRNGGVIDKAFFSNIISQGSLSDAALRDLTVATIAVKYTQSNSVCYVKDGQVIGIGAGQQSRIHCTRLAGDKADNWWLRHHPRVLNIKFRAGVKRAEMANAIDQYVSNTIGEGPDLAVWKSMFDEVPEPLSETERKNWISSLHAVAVSSDAFFPFKDNIDRAKQSGVEFIAAPSGSAADEVIKTACIEQGITLVYTNLRLFHH is encoded by the exons ATGGCCTCTGAACTTG CGCTATTTAGTGTGTCGGACAAAACTGGACTAGTTGAGTTTGCCAAAAGGCTGGTGGACTTGGGACTATCGTTGGTCGCTTCTGGAGGCACAGCCAAAGCTCTGAGGGATGTTGGACTGGCAGTCAG GGATGTGTCTGAGCTGACTGGACACCCGGAGATGCTGGGAGGAAGAGTGAAGACCCTCCACCCTGCGGTCCATGGGGGTATTTTGGCCAGAAAAAGCCCCAGTGACACCGCAGACATGGATAAACTCGGCTATAGTGTGGTCAG AGTGGTGGTGTGCAACTTGTACCCCTTTGTAAAGACTGTCTCCAAACCAGATGTTACCGTGGAGGATGCTGTGGAGCAAATTGACATTG GTGGAGTAACTTTGCTGAGAGCTGCTGCTAAAAACCACGCTCGGGTCACGATTGTGTGTGATCCCAACGACTACCTTATGGTGGCCAAAGAGATGGAGAGTTCTGAAGACAAAGACACGAGTTTGGACATGCGCAAGACACTGGCACTAAAG gcaTTTACTCACACTGCACAATATGATGATGCCATTTCCGATTACTTTCGTGGCCAGTATAGTCGTGGAGTTTCCCAGCTGCCACTGCGTTACGGCATGAACCCACACCAGACTCCTGCTCAACTGTTCACCCTGAGGCCACAGCTGCCCCTCAAAG TTGTCAATGGTTCACCGGGTTTCATCAACTTGTGTGATGCTTTGAACGCCTGGCAGTTGGTTAAGGAGCTGAAAAACTCACTTGGTCTGGTTGCTGCTACATCTTTCAAACATGTTAGTCCTGCAG GAGCTGCTGTAGGAGTACCTCTGTCTGAAGAGGAGGCCAAAGTGTGTATGGTCCATGACTTGCTGCAGAATTTGAGTCCACTGGCTACAGCATATGCCCGAGCACGAG GTTCTGACCGGATGTCCTCTTTTGGAGACTTCATTGCTCTTTCAGATGTTTGTGACGTTCCCACTGCAAAAATAATTTCAAGAGAG GTTTCTGATGGCATCATTGCCCCTGGATATGAAGAGGAGGCTCTCAAGATACTcaccaaaaagaaaaatggcAACTACTGCATGCTTCAG ATGGACCCTGAATATGAGCCAGATGAGATGGAGGTCAGGGTGTTGTTTGGTCTGTACCTTAAACAGAAGAGAAATGGAGGTGTTATTGATAAAGCGTTCTTCAGCAACATTATCTCACAGGGCTCG CTGTCAGATGCAGCTTTGAGGGACCTTACTGTGGCCACTATTGCTGTGAAGTACACCCAGTCAAATTCAGTGTGCTATGTTAAAGACGGACAG GTGATTGGGATAGGGGCCGGGCAGCAGTCTCGTATCCACTGCACTCGTCTGGCTGGAGACAAGGCTGATAACTGGTGGCTGAGACATCACCCCCGAGTCCTCAACATTAAGTTCAGAGCTGGTGTGAAGAGAGCCGAAATGGCAAACGCTATTGACCAATACGTCAGCAACACCATTGGAGAG GGTCCAGACCTGGCAGTATGGAAGTCCATGTTCGATGAAGTACCAGAGCCCCTTTCTGAAACTGAGAGGAAGAACTGGATCAGCTCTCTGCATGCGGTGGCTGTGAGCTCTGATGCCTTCTTCCCCTTCAAAGACAACATTGACAGGGCCAAACAG AGTGGTGTTGAGTTCATTGCCGCTCCTTCGGGCTCTGCAGCTGATGAGGTCATCAAAACCGCCTGTATCGAACAAGGCATCACTCTGGTGTACACAAACCTGCGCCTCTTCCACCACTGA